A DNA window from Vidua macroura isolate BioBank_ID:100142 chromosome 28, ASM2450914v1, whole genome shotgun sequence contains the following coding sequences:
- the ZNF703 gene encoding zinc finger protein 703 translates to MSGAPGGPRPRTPPSRGAAAAPSPRPPPADPLRQASRLPIRVLKMLSAHGGHLLHPEYLQPLSSTPVSPIELDAKKSPLALLAQTCSQIGKPDPPPSSKLNAVAAAAPAAEKEPSARPAALKPPGSGDAPAEDKSSFKPYSKGGGEPRKEGGADKAGFRVPSAACPPFPPHAAASPGGSRGASPQHPDPKGAEEKKEPEGGKPSPEGTGGALGRGVVEPGAHGEPPSGRKSEPPALPPAGHVAPVSPYKPGHSVFPLPPSSIGYHGSIVGAYAGYPSQFVPGLDPTKPGLVGSQLPGALGLPGKPPSSSPLTGASPPSFMQGLCRDPYCLSYHSASHLGSSNCSSCVHDPGSLKSGYPLVYPTHPLHSVHTTLSSSGTPSLPGHPLYTYGFMLQNDPLPHICNWVSASGPCDKRFATSEELLTHLRTHTALPGAEKLLAGYPTSGLGSAASCHLHLPPAAPGSPNTLPASLSLRSPHTLGLNRYHPYGKSHLPAAGALPVPSLPAAGPYYSPYALYGQRLTSASALGYQ, encoded by the exons ATGAGCGGCGCTCCCGGCGGGCCCCGGCCGAGGACCCCGCCGAGCCGcggagccgcggccgccccgtcgccccggccgccccccgccgACCCGCTGCGCCAGGCCAGCCGGCTGCCCATCCGCGTCCTGAAGATGCTCAGCGCCCACGGCGGCCACCTCCTGCACCCCGAGTACCTCCAGCCGCTCTCCTCCACGCCCGTCAGCCCCATCGAG CTGGACGCCAAGAAGAGCCCGCTGGCGCTGCTGGCCCAGACCTGCTCGCAGATCGGGAAGCCCGACCCGCCGCCCTCCTCCAAGCTGAACGCCGTGgcggccgccgcgcccgccgccgaGAAGGAGCCCTCCGCCCGGCCCGCCGCGCTGAAGCCGCCGGGCAGCGGGGACGCGCCCGCCGAGGACAAGTCGAGCTTCAAGCCCTACTCGAAGGGCGGCGGGGAGCCGCGCAAGGAGGGCGGCGCGGACAAGGCCGGCTTTCGGGTGCCCAGCGCCGCGTGCCCGCCGTTCCCCCCGCACGCCGCCGCCTCGCCCGGCGGCTCCCGCGGGGCCTCGCCGCAGCACCCCGACCCCAAGGGCGCCGAGGAGAAGAAGGAGCCCGAGGGCGGCAAGCCCAGCCCCGAGGGGACGGGCGGGGCGCTGGGGCGCGGGGTGGTGGAGCCCGGGGCGCACGGCGAGCCCCCCTCGGGCCGCAAGTCGGAGCCCCCCGCGCTGCCGCCCGCCGGCCATGTGGCCCCCGTGTCGCCCTACAAGCCGGGCCACTCCGTCTTCCCCCTGCCGCCCTCCAGCATCGGCTACCACGGCTCCATCGTCGGCGCCTACGCCGGCTACCCGTCCCAGTTCGTGCCCGGGCTGGACCCCACCAAGCCGGGGCTGGTGGGCAGCCAGCTGCCGGGGGCGCTGGGGCTGCCGGGCAAACCGCCCAGCTCCAGCCCGCTCACCGGGGCCTCGCCGCCCTCCTTCATGCAGGGATTATGCCGGGACCCGTACTGCCTGAGCTACCACAGCGCCTCGCACCTGGGCTCCAGCAACTGCTCCAGCTGCGTGCACGACCCCGGCAGCCTCAAGAGCGGATACCCCTTGGTGTACCCCACGCACCCCCTGCACTCGGTGCACACCACGCTCTCCTCCAGCGGCACCCCCAGCCTGCCCGGCCACCCCCTCTACACCTACGGCTTCATGCTGCAGAACGACCCCCTGCCCCACATATGCAACTGGGTGTCTGCCAGCGGACCCTGCGACAAGAGGTTTGCCACCTCGGAGGAGCTGCTCACCCACCTACGGACCCACACGGCCCTGCCGGGGGCCGAGAAACTCTTGGCGGGCTACCCTACCTCCGGGCTGGGCTCCGCGGCCTCCTGCCACCTGCAcctcccgcccgccgcccccgggagCCCCAACACCTTACCGGCCTCGCTCTCCTTGAGGAGCCCACACACTTTGGGACTAAACAGGTACCACCCCTACGGCAAGAGCCACTTGCCCGCGGCCGGCGCCCTGCCCGTGCCCTCCTTGCCGGCCGCCGGACCTTACTACTCCCCGTACGCGCTCTACGGCCAAAGACTCACGTCAGCCTCGGCTTTGGGATATCAGTGa